One Amaranthus tricolor cultivar Red isolate AtriRed21 chromosome 10, ASM2621246v1, whole genome shotgun sequence genomic window carries:
- the LOC130825281 gene encoding protein VASCULATURE COMPLEXITY AND CONNECTIVITY, producing MEKKSLIICVVVGFLGLVAAVLGFAAEGKRIKASQVREIQPGLCSYPRSPSYALGVTAALSLLVAQIVINVASGCICCRKNPYTSTTHWTLALVCFIISWFTFVVAFLLLLGGAALNDEHGVENEYFSYYYCYVVKPGVFAVAAILCLASVTLGILYYLTISSGKDNFFGNTIAPNQSGIAMGQAQVPPTSQDPVFVHEDTYVRRQFT from the exons ATGGAGAAGAAGTCTCTAATAATCTGTGTAGTTGTGGGTTTTTTAGGGCTTGTTGCTGCTGTTCTGGGTTTTGCTGCTGAAGGTAAAAGAATCAag GCATCCCAAGTTAGGGAGATACAACCTGGTCTATGTTCTTACCCCAGGAGTCCATCTTATGCACTTGGAGTAACTGCAGCACTTTCGCTACTGGTTGCCcaaattgttattaatgttgCTAGCGGTTGTATCTGTTGCCGAAAAAATCCGTATACTTCAACTACTCATTGGACTCTTGCCCTTGTTTGCTTTATTATATCTTG GTTTACATTTGTCGTAGCATTTCTCCTACTGCTCGGTGGTGCAGCCCTGAACGATGAACATGGTGTAGAGAACGAGTACTTTAGCTACTACTACTGTTACGTTGTCAAGCCTGGCGTCTTCGCCGTGGCTGCTATTCTATGTCTTGCTAGTGTCACTCTCGGCATCTTATATTACCTCACAATTTCATCCGGCAAGGACAATTTTTTCGGAAACACTATTGCTCCTAATCAAAGCGGCATTGCCATGGGACAAGCTCAGGTCCCTCCTACCTCTCAAGACCCGGTATTTGTGCATGAAGATACATATGTACGACGACAATTCACCTAA
- the LOC130825280 gene encoding GDSL esterase/lipase At4g16230-like isoform X1, with product MGIFQNNQKTLIFFIVYCSSMISKSNGRMNGREEGIANFVFGDSLVDAGNNNYIMSLSKANYAPNGVDFGMPTGRYTNGRTIVDIIGQQLGLGGYTPPYLAPTTRGGIILKGVNYASGGGGILNQTGNIFGGRLNMDAQLDNFANTREELINRIGEEGTRRLVNKALFSVTMGSNDFINNYLTPVISRLEQEMITPEAFVNAMISRYRLQLTRLYNIGARKIVVVNVGPIGCIPYERDLNPSAGNDCVGFPNQLAQSFNLQLKSLIKELSTSLPESLFVYADVYRIVSHILLNYRSYGFENANSACCSASGRFGGLIPCGPTSNVCKDRSKYVFWDPYHPSDAANLLIAKRLIDGDSNDISPINIRHLINYN from the exons ATgggtatttttcaaaataatcaaaaaacattaattttctttatagtTTATTGTTCAAGTATGATTAGTAAAAGTAATGGTAGAATGAATGGAAGAGAAGAGGGAATAGCAAATTTTGTATTTGGAGATTCGTTAGTAGATGCGGGAAATAACAACTATATAATGTCATTGTCTAAGGCAAATTATGCGCCTAATGGTGTTGATTTTGGAATGCCCACTGGAAGATACACTAATGGCCGAACCATTGTTGATATCATAG GGCAGCAGCTTGGATTAGGAGGGTATACCCCACCATACTTGGCTCCAACCACAAGAGGAGGAATCATTTTGAAAGGGGTCAATTATGCTTCTGGTGGTGGTGGCATCCTTAACCAAACTGGCAACATTTTT GGTGGAAGGTTAAATATGGACGCACAGTTAGACAACTTCGCCAATACAAGGGAAGAACTCATAAACAGGATAGgagaagaaggaacaaggagaCTTGTTAATAAAGCTTTGTTTTCAGTAACAATGGGATCCAATGATTTTATCAATAACTACTTAACTCCAGTTATCTCAAGACTAGAGCAAGAGATGATCACTCCGGAAGCATTCGTAAATGCAATGATATCAAGATATAGACTACAACTCACG AGATTGTATAATATCGGAGCAAGAAAAATAGTAGTGGTAAATGTGGGACCAATTGGATGCATTCCTTATGAAAGAGATTTGAATCCATCAGCAGGCAATGATTGTGTTGGATTCCCTAATCAACTTGCTCAATCCTTTAATCTTCAATTAAAGAGCCTTATTAAAGAGTTAAGCACCAGCCTTCCGGAATCTCTTTTTGTTTATGCTGATGTTTATCGTATTGTCTCTCACATCCTCTTAAATTACCGATCATACG GTTTTGAGAATGCAAATTCAGCATGTTGTTCAGCGAGTGGTCGTTTTGGGGGTTTAATTCCTTGTGGGCCAACCTCAAATGTTTGCAAAGATAGATCAAAATATGTGTTCTGGGACCCTTATCATCCTTCCGATGCTGCTAATTTGCTTATTGCCAAACGTCTCATTGATGGTGACTCTAATGATATTTCACCTATTAATATTCGacacttaattaattataattag
- the LOC130825280 gene encoding GDSL esterase/lipase At4g16230-like isoform X2, which yields MGIFQNNQKTLIFFIVYCSSMISKSNGRMNGREEGIANFVFGDSLVDAGNNNYIMSLSKANYAPNGVDFGMPTGRYTNGRTIVDIIGQQLGLGGYTPPYLAPTTRGGIILKGVNYASGGGGILNQTGNIFGGRLNMDAQLDNFANTREELINRIGEEGTRRLVNKALFSVTMGSNDFINNYLTPVISRLEQEMITPEAFVNAMISRYRLQLTRLYNIGARKIVVVNVGPIGCIPYERDLNPSAGNDCVGFPNQLAQSFNLQLKSLIKELSTSLPESLFVYADVYRIVSHILLNYRSYVQVLRMQIQHVVQRVVVLGV from the exons ATgggtatttttcaaaataatcaaaaaacattaattttctttatagtTTATTGTTCAAGTATGATTAGTAAAAGTAATGGTAGAATGAATGGAAGAGAAGAGGGAATAGCAAATTTTGTATTTGGAGATTCGTTAGTAGATGCGGGAAATAACAACTATATAATGTCATTGTCTAAGGCAAATTATGCGCCTAATGGTGTTGATTTTGGAATGCCCACTGGAAGATACACTAATGGCCGAACCATTGTTGATATCATAG GGCAGCAGCTTGGATTAGGAGGGTATACCCCACCATACTTGGCTCCAACCACAAGAGGAGGAATCATTTTGAAAGGGGTCAATTATGCTTCTGGTGGTGGTGGCATCCTTAACCAAACTGGCAACATTTTT GGTGGAAGGTTAAATATGGACGCACAGTTAGACAACTTCGCCAATACAAGGGAAGAACTCATAAACAGGATAGgagaagaaggaacaaggagaCTTGTTAATAAAGCTTTGTTTTCAGTAACAATGGGATCCAATGATTTTATCAATAACTACTTAACTCCAGTTATCTCAAGACTAGAGCAAGAGATGATCACTCCGGAAGCATTCGTAAATGCAATGATATCAAGATATAGACTACAACTCACG AGATTGTATAATATCGGAGCAAGAAAAATAGTAGTGGTAAATGTGGGACCAATTGGATGCATTCCTTATGAAAGAGATTTGAATCCATCAGCAGGCAATGATTGTGTTGGATTCCCTAATCAACTTGCTCAATCCTTTAATCTTCAATTAAAGAGCCTTATTAAAGAGTTAAGCACCAGCCTTCCGGAATCTCTTTTTGTTTATGCTGATGTTTATCGTATTGTCTCTCACATCCTCTTAAATTACCGATCATACG TGCAGGTTTTGAGAATGCAAATTCAGCATGTTGTTCAGCGAGTGGTCGTTTTGGGGGTTTAA